The following proteins are encoded in a genomic region of Mycolicibacterium rutilum:
- a CDS encoding metal-dependent hydrolase family protein — MTATVLRAARWADVEAGEVRSPAVVVVEGNRISAVNPTAALPDSAEEIDLGDVTLLPGLMDMELNLLIGGPGGPEGLPSPMHGVQDDPAYRTLRGAVNARSTLEAGFTTVRNLGLMVKTGGYLLDVALQRAIDQGWHVGPRIYPAGHAVTPYGGHLDPTVFQRLAPGIMPLSVAEGIANGVDDVRACVRYQIRHGAKLIKVSASGGVMSHSTAPGAQQYSDEEFAAIADEAHRAGVRVAAHAVGDKAIRACIRAGIDCIEHGFLATDETIQMMVDHGTFLVSTTYLTEAMAVDRIAPELRKKAEEVFPQAQAMLPKAIAAGVRIACGTDAPAIPHGQNAKELCALVSRGMSPMQAIRAATIASAELIEADDELGRLAPGYLADIIAVPGDPAHDIATTLDVRFVMKDGRIYRNDGAPHDG, encoded by the coding sequence ATGACCGCGACGGTGCTGCGCGCTGCGCGGTGGGCCGACGTGGAAGCCGGCGAAGTGCGCTCGCCGGCGGTGGTGGTCGTCGAGGGTAACCGCATCTCCGCGGTGAACCCGACTGCGGCGCTGCCGGATTCGGCCGAGGAGATCGACCTCGGCGATGTCACGCTACTGCCCGGGCTGATGGACATGGAGCTGAACCTGCTCATCGGCGGACCGGGCGGGCCAGAAGGTCTCCCGAGCCCCATGCACGGGGTGCAAGACGATCCGGCGTATCGGACCTTGCGCGGTGCCGTCAACGCCAGGTCCACACTGGAGGCCGGGTTCACCACGGTGCGCAATCTGGGGCTGATGGTGAAGACGGGCGGCTATCTGCTCGACGTCGCGCTGCAGCGGGCGATCGACCAGGGTTGGCACGTCGGTCCGCGGATCTACCCCGCCGGGCACGCGGTCACCCCATACGGCGGGCATCTGGACCCGACCGTGTTCCAGCGGCTGGCGCCGGGCATCATGCCGCTGTCGGTGGCCGAGGGCATCGCCAACGGCGTGGACGACGTGCGCGCCTGCGTGCGCTACCAGATCCGGCACGGCGCCAAGCTGATCAAGGTGTCGGCCTCCGGCGGGGTGATGTCGCACAGCACGGCCCCCGGCGCCCAGCAGTATTCGGACGAGGAGTTCGCGGCGATCGCCGACGAGGCGCACCGGGCTGGCGTGCGCGTCGCCGCGCACGCGGTGGGGGACAAGGCGATCCGCGCATGCATCCGAGCCGGCATCGACTGCATCGAGCACGGCTTTTTGGCAACCGACGAGACGATCCAGATGATGGTCGACCACGGAACCTTCCTCGTGTCGACCACCTACCTGACCGAGGCCATGGCCGTCGACCGGATCGCGCCCGAACTGCGCAAGAAGGCCGAAGAGGTGTTCCCGCAAGCACAGGCCATGCTGCCCAAGGCGATCGCCGCCGGGGTGCGCATCGCCTGCGGCACCGACGCCCCCGCAATCCCGCACGGGCAGAACGCGAAAGAGCTCTGCGCGCTGGTGTCGCGCGGCATGAGCCCGATGCAGGCGATCCGCGCGGCGACCATCGCCAGCGCCGAACTGATCGAGGCCGACGACGAACTCGGCCGGCTGGCACCGGGGTACCTCGCCGACATCATCGCGGTCCCCGGCGACCCGGCACACGACATCGCCACCACGCTGGACGTCAGGTTCGTGATGAAAGACGGCCGGATCTACCGAAACGACGGGGCTCCCCATGACGGATGA
- a CDS encoding MarR family winged helix-turn-helix transcriptional regulator, producing MELGDNILWHLKQAWYFALTAVNDAVSQHGVSTAQIGVLRQLANEPGLSGAELARRLLITPQGVQLALKALEQRGFVERKPDPQHARILKAYLTDEGRNVATAVVGDAIAAHEAVFGILTAEEQRTLRDLLARVVEKGTGHTLFDDHIGD from the coding sequence ATGGAACTGGGCGACAACATCCTGTGGCACCTCAAGCAGGCCTGGTACTTCGCGCTGACGGCGGTCAACGACGCCGTCAGCCAGCACGGGGTCAGCACCGCGCAGATCGGTGTGCTGCGTCAGCTCGCCAACGAGCCCGGACTGTCCGGCGCCGAACTCGCCCGGCGCCTGCTGATCACACCGCAGGGCGTGCAACTCGCGCTCAAGGCGCTCGAACAGCGCGGCTTCGTCGAACGCAAACCTGACCCGCAGCACGCCCGCATCCTCAAGGCCTACCTGACCGACGAGGGCCGCAACGTCGCCACGGCCGTCGTCGGCGACGCGATCGCCGCCCATGAAGCCGTGTTCGGCATACTCACCGCCGAAGAGCAGCGCACGCTGCGCGATCTGTTGGCGCGGGTGGTCGAAAAAGGCACCGGGCACACCCTTTTCGACGACCACATCGGGGACTGA
- a CDS encoding NAD(P)H-dependent amine dehydrogenase family protein, with protein MGTELITTIIDHRPDLEIVGARVYSADKAGVDIGTLVGRGAIGVAASTDVDTILALDADCVLYTPRNTSIDDVCALLAGGKNVVTTAFLFHPQRTAPEDRERLLQACRTGGTTVHGSGLNPGNLSGVLPLALSGMSRTIEQITLQERADWSVYDSTSITFDNMAFGRPVADISPTGTEFLAFNSAIFTEQVWLLADALHAGIDEVTATVDAVPAESDHQIFDRILRAGTTAGQRWNWAGRRDGRTLVEIETLWTVGGEYPKHWPRPRHGWTLTIEGDPSMQTHFFSLASFSRDVDMAEHVRSANVATAMQILNAVPAVCAAPPGFATAATLPLIRSHTGFNNR; from the coding sequence GTGGGCACCGAGCTCATCACGACGATCATCGACCATCGGCCCGACCTCGAAATCGTCGGCGCGCGTGTGTACTCCGCCGACAAAGCCGGCGTCGACATCGGCACCCTGGTGGGCCGCGGCGCGATCGGCGTGGCCGCGAGCACCGACGTCGATACGATCCTCGCCCTGGACGCCGACTGCGTGCTCTACACGCCACGCAACACCAGCATCGACGACGTGTGCGCGCTGTTGGCCGGCGGAAAGAACGTCGTCACCACCGCGTTCCTGTTTCATCCCCAGCGCACCGCGCCCGAGGATCGCGAGCGGCTGCTTCAAGCCTGCCGGACCGGTGGCACCACGGTGCACGGCAGCGGCCTGAACCCCGGCAACCTGTCCGGGGTGCTGCCGCTGGCGTTGTCCGGCATGAGCCGCACGATCGAACAAATCACCCTGCAGGAGCGGGCGGACTGGTCGGTGTACGACAGCACCTCGATCACGTTCGACAACATGGCCTTCGGCCGTCCCGTGGCCGACATCAGCCCGACCGGCACCGAGTTCCTGGCGTTCAACAGCGCGATCTTCACCGAGCAGGTCTGGCTGCTCGCCGACGCGCTGCACGCCGGCATCGACGAGGTCACCGCCACCGTCGACGCCGTGCCCGCCGAATCCGACCACCAGATCTTCGACCGCATACTGCGCGCGGGAACCACTGCGGGACAACGCTGGAACTGGGCCGGTCGACGCGACGGCCGGACACTCGTCGAGATCGAGACCTTGTGGACGGTCGGTGGTGAGTACCCGAAGCACTGGCCGCGGCCGCGGCACGGCTGGACGCTGACGATCGAGGGCGACCCCTCGATGCAGACCCACTTCTTCTCTCTGGCCAGCTTCTCCCGCGACGTGGACATGGCCGAGCATGTGCGGTCGGCCAACGTCGCGACGGCGATGCAGATCCTCAACGCCGTGCCCGCAGTGTGCGCCGCGCCACCGGGGTTCGCGACGGCCGCGACGTTGCCGTTGATCCGCAGTCACACCGGGTTCAACAACCGCTGA
- a CDS encoding ferredoxin--NADP reductase produces the protein MSEQVAEFAPLRIKRVVRETRDAVSLVLDVPEYCSQRFRYQAGQFLTLRVQVGADHHQRCYSMSSSPHLGEELRITVKRDPGGVVSNWLNDTAVEGGEIHAAPPDGRFVLGENTRDIVAFAGGSGITPIFSLIGSVLASAGRRVRLFYANRSPESVIFGEALSALAEANPDRLTVVHHFDEQGGVVTPSAVEAFVDAAADADYYICGPGPFMDTVSDALLGTGVARDRLHLERFEVAPASADVVEAAQQTEEVIIELDRKKITAPYRAGNTLLQTARIAGLRAPSSCETGSCGTCMARLESGSARMLNNDALDDDEVAEGWVLTCQSLPTSRSVHVVYE, from the coding sequence ATGTCGGAACAAGTCGCCGAGTTCGCGCCGTTGCGGATCAAACGCGTCGTGCGCGAGACCCGCGACGCCGTGTCGCTGGTGCTCGACGTCCCCGAGTACTGCTCGCAGCGGTTCCGCTACCAGGCCGGGCAGTTCCTGACCCTGCGGGTGCAGGTCGGCGCGGACCACCACCAGCGGTGCTACTCGATGTCGTCGTCACCGCATCTCGGTGAGGAGTTGCGCATCACCGTCAAGCGCGATCCCGGCGGCGTGGTCTCCAACTGGCTCAACGACACCGCGGTCGAAGGCGGCGAGATCCACGCCGCCCCGCCCGACGGCCGGTTCGTTCTCGGCGAGAACACCCGTGACATCGTCGCGTTCGCGGGCGGCAGCGGCATCACCCCGATCTTCTCGCTGATCGGGTCGGTGCTCGCCAGTGCGGGCCGGCGGGTGCGGTTGTTCTACGCCAACCGCAGTCCAGAGTCGGTCATCTTCGGTGAAGCGCTGAGTGCGCTCGCCGAGGCGAACCCCGACCGGTTGACGGTGGTGCACCACTTCGACGAGCAGGGCGGCGTGGTCACACCGAGCGCCGTCGAAGCGTTCGTCGACGCCGCGGCCGATGCCGACTACTACATCTGCGGCCCCGGGCCGTTCATGGACACCGTGTCCGACGCGTTGCTCGGCACCGGTGTCGCGCGTGATCGGTTGCATCTGGAGCGGTTCGAGGTGGCACCCGCCTCGGCCGACGTCGTGGAGGCGGCGCAGCAGACCGAAGAGGTCATCATCGAGCTGGACCGCAAGAAGATCACCGCGCCCTATCGGGCAGGCAACACGCTGCTGCAGACTGCGCGCATCGCCGGGCTGCGTGCGCCGTCGTCATGCGAGACCGGTTCCTGCGGAACGTGTATGGCCCGCCTCGAATCGGGGAGCGCGCGGATGCTGAACAACGACGCGCTCGATGACGACGAGGTGGCCGAAGGCTGGGTGCTGACGTGTCAGTCGTTGCCGACGAGCCGCTCGGTCCACGTGGTCTACGAGTGA
- a CDS encoding SDR family NAD(P)-dependent oxidoreductase, whose protein sequence is MSRVAVVTGGASGMGEATCHELGRRGHKVAVFDINGEAAQRVAEELRAEGLSALGVAVDVSDRPAVEEAFAKVRSELGPVHILVTSAGAVDWAPFTDITPQAWQRLVDVNLTGTFHCCQVAVPDMLAAGWGRIVMISSSSAQRGSPKMAHYAASKGALLSLTKSLAREYGPVGITVNNIPPSAIETPMQHAGQAAGHLPSNEQMAATVPLGHLGTGDDIAAAVGFLCSEEAGFITGQILGVNGGSVL, encoded by the coding sequence ATGAGCCGGGTGGCGGTGGTGACCGGCGGTGCATCGGGGATGGGCGAGGCGACGTGCCACGAACTGGGCAGGCGCGGCCACAAGGTGGCGGTGTTCGACATCAACGGTGAGGCCGCCCAGCGCGTCGCCGAGGAGCTGCGCGCCGAGGGGCTTTCGGCGCTCGGCGTCGCGGTCGACGTCAGCGACCGGCCGGCCGTCGAAGAAGCGTTCGCGAAAGTCCGGTCCGAACTCGGGCCGGTGCACATCCTGGTCACCAGCGCCGGCGCTGTCGACTGGGCGCCGTTCACCGACATCACGCCGCAGGCGTGGCAGCGCCTGGTCGACGTGAACCTGACCGGGACGTTCCACTGCTGCCAGGTGGCGGTACCGGACATGCTGGCCGCCGGGTGGGGCCGCATCGTGATGATCTCGTCGTCCAGCGCGCAGCGGGGTTCACCGAAGATGGCGCACTACGCCGCGTCCAAGGGAGCGCTGCTGTCGCTGACCAAATCCCTTGCCCGCGAGTACGGTCCGGTCGGCATCACGGTGAACAACATCCCCCCGTCGGCCATCGAGACGCCGATGCAGCATGCCGGCCAGGCGGCCGGGCACCTGCCGTCCAACGAGCAGATGGCCGCGACCGTTCCGCTCGGTCACCTCGGCACCGGCGACGACATCGCCGCCGCCGTCGGTTTTCTCTGCTCCGAGGAGGCCGGCTTCATCACCGGTCAGATCCTCGGGGTCAACGGCGGGTCGGTGCTGTGA
- a CDS encoding aromatic ring-hydroxylating oxygenase subunit alpha — MGKWPKPAEGSWTEHYPELGTGPISFRDSISPEFYELEREAVFKRAWLNVARVEELPRVGSYLTKEIEVAKTSVIVVRGKDQQIRAFYNVCRHRGNKLVWNDFPDEEVKGTCRQFTCKYHGWRYDLTGDLTFVQQEGEFFDLDSTRYGLKPVQCDVWNGFIFINFDPEPRWSLREFLGPMITALDDYPFELMTERYEFEARNNSNWKIFADAFQEYYHVPSLHSQQVPSAVRQPNATFECGHFQIDGPHRLVSTAGTRRWLLDPEYMYPVERVTRSGLVGPWRTPETHQSAGLNPGGIEPWGITNFQIFPNLEILIYHGWYLLYRYWPTSHNTHKFEAYNAFHPARTVRERIEHEVASVVLKEFALQDAGMLGGTQAALEYGLGEPIVDDYPLSDQEILVRHLHHEAVKWVEQYKAERSPVGV, encoded by the coding sequence ATGGGGAAGTGGCCTAAACCGGCAGAGGGCAGCTGGACCGAGCACTACCCGGAGCTGGGTACCGGACCGATCTCGTTCCGCGACTCGATCTCGCCGGAGTTCTACGAGCTCGAACGTGAGGCCGTCTTCAAGCGCGCCTGGCTCAACGTCGCCCGTGTCGAGGAGTTGCCGCGGGTGGGCAGCTACCTCACCAAGGAAATCGAGGTGGCCAAGACGTCGGTGATCGTGGTCCGCGGCAAGGACCAGCAGATCCGCGCCTTCTACAACGTCTGCCGCCACCGCGGAAACAAGTTGGTGTGGAACGACTTCCCCGATGAGGAGGTCAAGGGCACCTGCCGGCAATTCACCTGCAAGTACCACGGTTGGCGCTACGACCTCACGGGTGATCTGACGTTCGTCCAGCAGGAGGGCGAGTTCTTCGATCTGGACAGCACCCGCTACGGCCTCAAGCCGGTGCAGTGCGACGTCTGGAACGGGTTCATCTTCATCAACTTCGATCCGGAACCGCGCTGGAGCCTGCGTGAGTTCCTCGGCCCGATGATCACTGCGCTCGACGACTACCCGTTCGAATTGATGACCGAGCGTTACGAATTCGAAGCGCGCAACAACAGCAACTGGAAGATCTTCGCCGACGCCTTCCAGGAGTACTACCACGTGCCGTCGCTGCACTCTCAGCAGGTGCCCAGCGCGGTCCGTCAACCCAACGCGACGTTCGAGTGCGGGCATTTTCAGATCGACGGGCCACACCGGTTGGTGTCGACCGCGGGGACGCGGCGGTGGCTGCTCGACCCGGAGTACATGTACCCGGTCGAGCGCGTCACCCGCAGCGGGCTCGTCGGCCCCTGGCGCACGCCGGAAACCCACCAGTCGGCCGGTCTGAACCCGGGCGGGATCGAACCGTGGGGCATCACGAACTTCCAGATTTTCCCCAACCTGGAGATTCTCATCTATCACGGCTGGTACCTGCTGTACCGGTACTGGCCGACGTCGCACAACACCCATAAGTTCGAGGCCTACAACGCCTTCCACCCCGCCCGGACCGTGCGCGAGCGCATCGAACACGAGGTCGCTTCCGTGGTGCTCAAGGAGTTCGCACTGCAGGACGCCGGGATGCTCGGCGGTACCCAGGCCGCGCTGGAGTACGGCCTGGGCGAGCCGATAGTGGACGACTACCCGCTCAGCGACCAGGAGATCCTGGTGCGGCATCTGCACCACGAGGCCGTCAAGTGGGTCGAGCAGTACAAGGCCGAGCGCAGCCCGGTGGGGGTGTGA
- a CDS encoding TauD/TfdA dioxygenase family protein yields MSLLTINKLTASVGAEVTDVDSDALAHDDALGTAVLEALEDNGVLVFPELRSTPEAQVAFCRRLGEIDHSSDGHHPVAGIYPVTLDKSKNASADYLRATFDWHIDGCTPTNDECPQKATVLSAKQVAETGGETEFANSYAAYEAFSDEEKERFGALRVVHSLEASQRRVHPDPSPELVARWRSRPTHEHPLVWTHRSGRKSLVLGASADYIVGMDLDEGRALLDELLDRATQPDLVYSHRWSVGDTVIWDNNGVLHRAAPYDPDSPREMLRTTVLGDEPIQ; encoded by the coding sequence ATGAGCCTGCTCACCATCAACAAGCTCACCGCATCGGTCGGCGCGGAGGTGACCGACGTCGACTCCGACGCGCTGGCTCACGACGACGCGCTCGGGACGGCCGTGCTGGAAGCGTTGGAGGACAACGGTGTTCTGGTGTTCCCGGAGTTGCGGTCGACCCCGGAGGCCCAGGTGGCGTTCTGCCGGCGACTCGGCGAGATCGACCATTCATCCGACGGGCACCATCCGGTGGCGGGGATCTACCCGGTGACGCTCGACAAGTCGAAGAACGCCTCGGCGGATTATCTGCGCGCCACCTTCGACTGGCACATCGACGGATGCACACCGACCAACGACGAGTGCCCGCAGAAGGCGACGGTGCTGTCGGCCAAGCAGGTCGCCGAGACCGGCGGCGAGACCGAGTTCGCGAATTCCTATGCGGCCTATGAGGCGTTCAGCGACGAGGAGAAGGAACGTTTCGGGGCGCTGCGGGTCGTGCATTCGCTGGAGGCCTCGCAGCGCCGGGTTCACCCGGACCCGTCACCGGAGCTGGTGGCTCGATGGCGGTCGCGGCCGACCCACGAACATCCGCTGGTGTGGACGCACCGCAGCGGCCGCAAGTCGCTGGTGCTCGGGGCGTCGGCGGACTACATCGTCGGCATGGACCTCGACGAGGGGCGCGCGCTGCTCGACGAGCTGCTGGACCGCGCGACCCAGCCGGACCTGGTCTACAGCCACCGCTGGTCCGTCGGGGACACCGTGATCTGGGACAACAACGGCGTGCTGCACCGCGCCGCGCCGTATGATCCCGACTCGCCCCGCGAGATGCTGCGGACCACCGTGCTCGGCGACGAGCCGATCCAATAG
- a CDS encoding cytochrome P450 — protein sequence MAEDLAEDKTKVDFFRDGRLTDDPYPFYEALRNKCPVSREDHYGVTMVTGWQEAVDVYNDAETFSSCISVTGPFPGFPVPLEGDDVTDLIVEHRDEIPFSDQLPTLDPPTHTNHRALLMRLITPKRLKENEDAMWQLADDILDDFLASGQGEFISGFAAPFTLRVIADLLGVPEEDRPELLERLAKGTHGGGLGNADKTLTKTPLEYLYDVFAEYVEDRRREPRDDVLTGLATATFPDGTVPEVADVVRVATNVFSAGQETTVRLLSTALKVLGDRPDIQRKLREDRSLLPNFIEECLRIESPVKGDFRLSRVPTTVGDQALSAGCTVMVINGAANRDPRRFEDPDTFDPERKNARQHLAFGRGIHSCPGAPLARAETRVGLERLLDRTSDIRISEAHHGPAGERRYNYIPTYILRGLTELHIEFDVVGEA from the coding sequence ATGGCCGAAGACCTCGCCGAGGACAAGACGAAGGTCGACTTCTTCCGGGACGGGCGTCTGACCGACGACCCGTACCCGTTCTACGAGGCGCTGCGCAACAAATGCCCGGTCAGCCGCGAGGACCACTACGGCGTGACGATGGTGACCGGCTGGCAGGAGGCCGTCGACGTCTACAACGACGCGGAGACGTTCTCGTCGTGCATCTCGGTGACCGGGCCGTTCCCGGGGTTTCCGGTCCCGCTCGAAGGTGACGACGTCACCGATCTGATCGTCGAGCACCGCGACGAGATCCCGTTCAGCGACCAGCTGCCGACGCTGGATCCGCCGACCCACACCAACCACCGCGCCCTGCTGATGCGGCTGATCACACCGAAGCGCCTCAAGGAGAACGAGGACGCGATGTGGCAGCTCGCCGACGACATCCTCGACGACTTCCTCGCGTCGGGGCAGGGCGAGTTCATCAGCGGGTTCGCCGCCCCGTTCACGCTGCGGGTGATCGCCGACCTGCTCGGGGTGCCCGAGGAGGACCGCCCCGAACTGCTCGAGCGCCTGGCCAAAGGCACACACGGCGGCGGGCTGGGCAACGCCGACAAGACACTGACGAAGACGCCGCTGGAGTACCTCTACGACGTCTTCGCCGAGTACGTCGAAGACCGTCGGCGCGAACCGCGCGACGACGTGCTGACCGGGCTGGCCACCGCGACGTTCCCGGACGGGACGGTGCCCGAGGTCGCCGACGTCGTGCGGGTCGCCACCAACGTGTTCTCCGCCGGGCAGGAAACCACCGTGCGACTGTTGAGCACCGCGCTGAAGGTGCTCGGCGACCGCCCCGACATCCAGCGCAAGCTGCGCGAGGACCGCAGCCTGCTGCCGAACTTCATCGAGGAGTGCCTGCGCATCGAGAGCCCGGTCAAGGGCGACTTCCGGTTGTCGCGGGTGCCCACGACCGTCGGCGACCAGGCGCTCAGCGCCGGGTGCACCGTGATGGTGATCAACGGTGCGGCCAACCGCGATCCGCGGCGCTTCGAGGATCCCGACACCTTCGACCCCGAGCGCAAGAACGCCCGCCAGCACCTGGCGTTCGGGCGCGGCATCCACAGCTGCCCGGGTGCACCGCTGGCGCGGGCCGAGACACGCGTCGGGCTGGAGAGGCTGCTGGACCGCACCTCCGACATCCGGATCAGCGAGGCCCATCACGGCCCGGCCGGCGAGCGTCGCTACAACTACATCCCGACCTACATCCTGCGGGGGCTGACCGAGTTGCACATCGAGTTCGACGTCGTGGGTGAGGCCTGA
- a CDS encoding ferredoxin yields the protein MKVTVDEDRCAGHGMCLTLCPEVFELNDDGWAVASPEEVPAELESAARDAIANCPERAIREID from the coding sequence ATGAAGGTCACGGTCGACGAGGATCGCTGCGCGGGCCACGGCATGTGCCTGACGCTGTGCCCCGAAGTGTTCGAACTCAACGACGACGGCTGGGCCGTCGCCAGCCCCGAAGAAGTGCCTGCGGAACTGGAATCCGCCGCGCGCGACGCGATCGCCAACTGCCCCGAACGCGCGATCCGCGAAATCGACTGA
- a CDS encoding DUF1330 domain-containing protein, producing MAKAYILITEDIKDPDGMAEYGKLASQTMASATLLAFDQKAEVIEGTWHGTQTVLLEFESEEAAKQWYYSDEYQAAAKLRQAAADCNGVILHGLG from the coding sequence ATGGCCAAGGCGTACATCCTCATCACCGAGGACATCAAGGACCCCGACGGCATGGCCGAGTACGGCAAGCTCGCGAGCCAGACGATGGCCAGCGCGACGCTGCTGGCGTTCGACCAGAAGGCCGAGGTGATCGAGGGCACGTGGCACGGCACGCAGACGGTGCTGCTCGAGTTCGAGTCCGAGGAAGCGGCCAAGCAGTGGTACTACTCCGACGAGTATCAGGCAGCCGCCAAGCTGCGCCAGGCCGCCGCCGACTGCAACGGCGTCATCCTGCACGGCCTGGGCTGA
- a CDS encoding alpha/beta fold hydrolase — protein MRFVFVHGGFHAAWCWEPTIAELTAMGHDSVAVDLPGHGARVDEESTLANRRDAIVEALRSGGTEKSVLVGHSGGGFDATLAADAVPELVRHIVYLAAALPREGRTYPEAMAMRDDEELGEDFDADVGEMLSYLKFDDDGAMWFADFDGAWRYFYHDCDEDTARWAFERLGPERFGDTTVTPVSVPRFWAADLPRSFIRCLQDRSMPQWLADTVTRRLGVEQLTIDASHSPFLSRPRELAELLVHATTTTPTGPLVSA, from the coding sequence ATGCGGTTCGTCTTCGTACACGGGGGTTTTCACGCGGCCTGGTGCTGGGAGCCGACGATCGCCGAGCTGACCGCGATGGGACACGACAGCGTGGCCGTCGACCTGCCCGGTCACGGCGCCCGCGTGGACGAGGAATCGACACTGGCCAATCGTCGCGACGCGATCGTCGAGGCCCTGCGCTCCGGCGGCACCGAAAAGAGCGTGCTCGTGGGGCATTCCGGCGGCGGGTTCGATGCGACGCTGGCCGCTGACGCCGTCCCCGAACTCGTGCGTCACATCGTCTACCTGGCGGCCGCGCTGCCCCGCGAAGGCCGGACCTATCCCGAGGCCATGGCGATGCGCGACGACGAGGAACTCGGCGAGGATTTCGACGCCGATGTCGGAGAGATGTTGAGCTACCTGAAGTTCGACGACGACGGGGCGATGTGGTTCGCCGACTTCGACGGTGCCTGGCGGTACTTCTACCACGACTGCGACGAGGACACCGCGCGCTGGGCGTTCGAGCGACTCGGCCCCGAGCGGTTCGGCGACACCACCGTCACCCCGGTATCGGTGCCGCGGTTCTGGGCGGCCGATCTGCCGCGCAGTTTCATCCGCTGCCTGCAGGACCGGTCGATGCCGCAGTGGCTGGCCGACACCGTGACCCGCCGGCTGGGCGTCGAGCAACTGACCATCGACGCGTCGCACTCGCCGTTCCTGAGCCGGCCGCGCGAGTTGGCCGAACTACTGGTGCACGCCACCACGACGACACCGACCGGCCCGCTGGTCTCCGCTTGA
- a CDS encoding cytochrome P450, whose protein sequence is MTTAELVFDPFSKEYFDGPWEIYRRLREEAPVYYNEEHDFYALSRHEDVAAAYKDFATYSSAYGLDLATVRSDEPMPAKMIILMDPPEHRHMRSLVNKVFTPRAIEAMRPMVTATIDRYISAADPQHFDVVADFSAFFPVEVITQMLGVPEEYRQQVREWVDKSLHREPGQIDMSEEGMQAVAEAMGLYFQLIQDRRANPQDDMFSRLVAAEITREDGELESLDDFEIAGFATLLGGAGAETVTKLVGNAAVTFARHPEQWQKLLDDRSKIPAAVEELLRYEPPVHYNVRRSMRDVELHGVTIPEGKPVFLLQASAHRDPEAFTDPDTFDIDRNRTEAQNLGFGYGVHSCLGAALARMETAIALERLLDLIPHYEVLWDDCRRVVMQNVAGWSHVPVRVL, encoded by the coding sequence ATGACCACAGCCGAACTCGTCTTCGATCCGTTCTCGAAGGAGTACTTCGACGGGCCGTGGGAGATCTACCGGCGCCTGCGCGAGGAAGCCCCGGTCTACTACAACGAGGAACACGACTTCTACGCGTTGTCGCGCCATGAGGACGTCGCGGCGGCCTACAAGGACTTCGCCACGTACTCGTCGGCGTACGGTCTGGACCTGGCGACCGTGCGCTCCGATGAGCCGATGCCCGCGAAGATGATCATCCTGATGGACCCGCCGGAGCACCGGCACATGCGCAGCCTGGTGAACAAGGTGTTCACGCCGCGCGCGATCGAGGCGATGCGGCCGATGGTGACCGCGACCATCGACCGCTACATCTCGGCGGCCGACCCGCAGCACTTCGACGTCGTCGCCGACTTCTCCGCGTTCTTCCCGGTCGAAGTGATCACCCAGATGCTCGGCGTGCCAGAGGAATACCGCCAGCAGGTCCGCGAATGGGTGGACAAGTCGCTGCACCGCGAGCCCGGCCAGATCGACATGTCCGAGGAGGGCATGCAGGCCGTCGCCGAAGCGATGGGTCTGTACTTCCAGCTGATCCAGGACCGACGCGCCAATCCGCAGGACGACATGTTCAGCCGCCTGGTGGCCGCGGAGATCACCCGCGAGGACGGTGAACTGGAGTCCCTCGACGACTTCGAGATCGCCGGTTTCGCAACGCTTCTGGGCGGCGCCGGCGCGGAGACCGTCACCAAGCTGGTCGGCAACGCCGCGGTGACGTTCGCCCGGCATCCCGAACAGTGGCAGAAGCTGCTCGACGACCGCAGCAAGATTCCGGCCGCGGTCGAGGAGTTACTGCGCTACGAGCCGCCCGTGCACTACAACGTGCGACGGTCGATGCGTGACGTCGAGTTGCACGGCGTGACGATCCCCGAGGGCAAGCCGGTGTTCCTGCTGCAGGCGTCGGCGCACCGCGATCCCGAGGCGTTCACCGACCCGGACACCTTCGACATCGACCGCAACCGCACCGAGGCGCAGAACCTCGGCTTCGGGTACGGCGTGCACAGTTGTCTGGGCGCGGCGCTGGCCCGGATGGAGACGGCGATCGCGCTGGAGCGGCTGCTCGATCTGATCCCGCACTACGAGGTGTTGTGGGATGACTGCCGGCGGGTCGTGATGCAGAACGTCGCGGGATGGTCGCACGTCCCGGTGCGCGTGCTGTAG